One Aegilops tauschii subsp. strangulata cultivar AL8/78 chromosome 7, Aet v6.0, whole genome shotgun sequence genomic window carries:
- the LOC109735132 gene encoding E3 ubiquitin-protein ligase ATL31 yields MPTPTPKSRRHALLLAALVLAAGAVAQADDDPWDRKSDGDGRRGVVYGARKPPSFSAPMVVLLVALIATFFFIGFFSIYIRQCGRGNSPTIPAAAFLVLSRQQEQQQARPRGLDPEVVASFPAMTYAEARALRDKDGDDTAVLECAVCLSEFEDGDQLRLLPKCSHAFHPDCIGEWLAGHVTCPVCRCSLAPEEPAPAAAEENSAGAEEQRAPEVAIDMDPEGDGAAHEERMREAAELERIGSLRRAVRSRSGRPFSRAHSTGHSLSARFDGDLERFTLRLPEHVRRDMVAAGEESLRRTVARDAGARSARIGRSDRWPSFIARTFSSRVPFWAASRRAPDAEPVGAPAPTTPTAPPLPRTVREKAPDGSVVGSATTKGSVRFDCLGGRVDGDSEEEPEEEKAIVRRV; encoded by the coding sequence atgccgacgccgacgccgaagtcTCGCCGCCATGCGCTGCTGCTGGCCGCGCTCGTCCTCGCGGCTGGCGCGGTCGCTCAGGCGGACGACGACCCGTGGGACAGGAAGAGCGACGGCGACGGCAGGAGAGGGGTCGTGTACGGCGCGAGGAAGCCGCCCAGCTTCAGCGCGCCCATGGTGGTGCTCCTCGTCGCGCTCATCGCCACCTTCTTCTTCATCGGCTTCTTCTCCATCTACATCCGCCAGTGCGGCCGCGGCAACTCCCCCACCATCCCGGCCGCCGCGTTCCTCGTGCTGTCGCGGCAGCAGGAGCAGCAGCAGGCCCGGCCGCGCGGGCTCGACCCGGAGGTGGTCGCCTCGTTCCCCGCCATGACCTACGCCGAGGCGAGGGCGCTCCGGGACAAGGACGGCGACGACACGGCCGTGCTCGAGTGCGCCGTCTGCCTCAGCGAGTTCGAGGACGGGGACCAGCTCCGGCTCCTCCCCAAGTGCAGCCACGCGTTCCACCCGGACTGCATCGGGGAGTGGCTCGCCGGCCACGTCACCTGCCCCGTCTGCCGCTGCAGCCTCGCCCCCGAGGAGCCGGCCCCGGCCGCGGCTGAAGAGAACAGCGCCGGTGCGGAGGAGCAGCGGGCGCCGGAGGTGGCCATCGACATGGACCCCGAGGGAGACGGCGCGGCGCATGAGGAGAGGATGAGGGAGGCGGCAGAGCTGGAGCGGATCGGCAGCCTGCGGCGCGCGGTGCGGTCGCGGTCGGGGCGGCCGTTCTCGCGCGCGCACTCGACGGGCCACTCCCTCTCGGCCCGGTTCGACGGCGACCTGGAGCGGTTCACGCTGCGCCTCCCGGAGCACGTGCGCAGGGACATGGTGGCCGCGGGCGAGGAGAGCCTGCGCCGCACGGTGGCGCGGGACGCCGGCGCGCGGAGCGCGCGGATCGGCCGGTCCGACCGGTGGCCGTCGTTCATCGCCAGGACGTTCTCCTCCAGGGTGCCGTTCTGGGCGGCCTCGAGGAGGGCGCCGGACGCGGAGCCGGTGGGAGCGCCCGCCCCTACGACCCCGACGGCGCCGCCGCTGCCAAGAACCGTCCGTGAGAAGGCGCCGGACGGGTCCGTCGTGGGCTCGGCCACCACCAAGGGGAGCGTGCGCTTCGACTGCCTCGGCGGCAGGGTCGACGGCGACAGCGAggaggagccggaggaggagaaggcgATCGTCCGGCGAGTCTGA